The following are from one region of the Natronosporangium hydrolyticum genome:
- a CDS encoding superoxide dismutase, with product MSVYTLPDLPYDYGSLEPHINGQIMELHHDKHHAAYVKGANDTLDRIAEARDQGDFTSIVGLEKTLAFNVSGHVLHTLYWQNMSPGGGGRPDGDLAEAITEHFGSFERFHGQMSAATTLVQGSGWGVLSYEPAARRLIVEQVYDHHGNVGVGSVPLLAFDAWEHAYYLQYRNVRPDFVAAMWEVVNWPDVAARYAAAVAAQAAGGQAAGG from the coding sequence ATGAGCGTCTACACGTTGCCGGACCTGCCCTACGACTACGGCTCGCTGGAGCCGCACATCAACGGGCAGATCATGGAGCTACACCACGACAAGCACCACGCCGCGTACGTGAAGGGGGCCAACGACACCCTGGACCGGATCGCCGAGGCGCGCGACCAGGGCGACTTCACCAGCATCGTGGGGCTGGAGAAGACCCTCGCCTTCAACGTCTCCGGCCATGTCCTGCATACGCTGTACTGGCAGAACATGTCCCCGGGCGGGGGCGGTCGCCCGGACGGCGACCTTGCCGAGGCGATCACCGAGCACTTCGGCTCGTTCGAGCGGTTCCATGGGCAGATGTCGGCCGCCACCACCCTGGTGCAGGGCTCCGGTTGGGGAGTGCTGTCGTACGAGCCGGCCGCCCGACGGCTGATCGTGGAACAGGTCTACGACCACCACGGCAACGTCGGGGTCGGGTCGGTGCCGCTGCTCGCCTTCGACGCCTGGGAACACGCCTACTACCTGCAGTACCGCAACGTACGGCCAGATTTTGTGGCGGCGATGTGGGAGGTCGTCAACTGGCCGGATGTGGCGGCCCGGTACGCGGCGGCGGTCGCGGCTCAGGCGGCCGGCGGTCAGGCGGCCGGCGGGTGA
- a CDS encoding M23 family metallopeptidase: MKKSLAVLVTVGVAATALVLAMAVVPGFGPRTLLNPVIEAFGGVTCDDQRCPPDAPWVWPVDAPVTSEFRSESRPDHHGIDIAADPGTPIFAASAGVVSIADCQASLHGEPYSCDQDGSWEVRGCGWYVKVLHADRVATLYCHLLEQPEVEVGDAVETGDLLGYVGSSGNSSGPHLHFEVQQGRLFVPPVSANAVDPEPFLAERVDDAPAR; the protein is encoded by the coding sequence GTGAAGAAGTCGCTCGCGGTGTTGGTGACCGTCGGGGTTGCGGCCACCGCTCTGGTGCTGGCGATGGCGGTGGTCCCCGGATTCGGTCCGCGCACCCTGCTCAACCCGGTGATCGAGGCGTTCGGCGGGGTTACCTGCGACGACCAGCGTTGCCCACCGGACGCGCCCTGGGTGTGGCCGGTCGACGCCCCGGTCACCTCCGAGTTCCGCAGCGAGTCCCGCCCCGACCACCACGGCATCGACATCGCCGCCGACCCCGGCACGCCGATCTTCGCCGCCTCCGCCGGGGTGGTGTCGATCGCGGACTGCCAAGCGAGCCTGCACGGCGAGCCGTACAGCTGCGACCAGGACGGCAGCTGGGAGGTGCGCGGCTGCGGCTGGTATGTGAAGGTACTCCACGCCGACCGGGTCGCGACCCTCTACTGTCACCTCCTGGAGCAGCCCGAGGTCGAGGTGGGGGACGCGGTCGAGACCGGGGACCTGCTGGGCTACGTCGGTTCCTCCGGCAACTCCTCCGGGCCACACCTGCACTTCGAGGTGCAGCAGGGCAGGCTGTTCGTGCCGCCGGTCTCGGCGAACGCGGTCGACCCCGAGCCCTTCCTCGCCGAACGGGTCGACGACGCCCCCGCCCGATAA
- a CDS encoding ABC transporter permease, with the protein MSTAADTRPRAHRVDPPQRGGQQTLAGTGALIRFILRRDRIKLPAWLLGITVMLAYYTALLPTVYEGDEEMQSLASFMTGPVGALISGPGYGADQLNLERLIVGVYGIYFLLLAALMNMLLVSRHTRVDEQHGRTELLRATVVGRHAPLTAVLTVAVAANALLALLLTGVMVGNDFDAGQSLLFGAGVGAAGLLFAGVTALTVQITEYSRAATGLAGAVLGVAWVIRAAGDMLAQHGSALSWFSPLAWVQQTRPYVDGRWWPLLLVVGLTAVVTAVAYALASRRDVGAGLLAARRGSPSAAAWLASPLAFAFRLHRASLIGWGIALGLAGLLWGWITEPMIDTYEGMGDDILAIFGGDASNIIDGYLSVMALVTALLVGVFVILGVQTLRVEETKGRAEPVLATAISRWSWAGSHLVVLALGVIGLLLLAGITTGIGAAASLGDAGYAWEVTLAHLAHTPAVLLLLGIAALLFGAVPKAIGAVWAVLGYGMLIGFFGPLMDPPQWAYDISPFEHVARAPLDDLTVSPILALTGVAVVLLAAGLAGFRRRDLETK; encoded by the coding sequence ATGAGCACGGCCGCCGACACTCGTCCGCGGGCGCACCGGGTGGACCCACCCCAGCGCGGCGGCCAGCAGACGCTCGCCGGCACCGGCGCGCTCATCCGCTTCATCCTGCGGCGGGACCGGATCAAGCTGCCGGCCTGGCTGCTCGGCATCACCGTGATGCTGGCCTACTACACGGCGCTGCTGCCGACGGTCTACGAGGGCGACGAGGAGATGCAGAGCCTGGCGTCGTTCATGACCGGTCCGGTCGGGGCGCTGATCTCCGGGCCAGGCTACGGCGCCGACCAGCTCAACCTGGAGCGGCTGATCGTCGGGGTCTACGGCATCTACTTCCTGCTGCTGGCGGCGCTGATGAACATGCTGCTGGTCTCCCGGCACACCCGGGTCGACGAGCAGCACGGCCGCACCGAACTGCTGCGCGCCACCGTGGTCGGCCGGCACGCTCCGCTCACCGCGGTGCTGACCGTGGCGGTCGCGGCGAACGCGCTGCTGGCGCTGCTGCTCACCGGGGTCATGGTCGGCAACGACTTCGACGCCGGGCAGAGTCTGCTCTTCGGCGCCGGGGTCGGCGCGGCCGGACTGCTGTTCGCCGGCGTGACCGCGCTCACGGTCCAGATCACCGAGTACTCCCGCGCCGCCACGGGCCTGGCGGGGGCGGTGCTCGGTGTGGCATGGGTAATCCGGGCCGCCGGCGACATGCTGGCACAGCACGGCAGCGCGCTCTCCTGGTTCTCGCCGCTGGCCTGGGTGCAGCAAACCCGGCCGTACGTGGACGGGCGCTGGTGGCCACTGCTGCTGGTGGTCGGGTTGACGGCGGTGGTGACGGCGGTGGCGTACGCGCTGGCGAGCCGGCGGGATGTCGGCGCCGGCCTGCTCGCGGCCCGCCGGGGGAGCCCGAGCGCGGCGGCGTGGCTCGCCTCACCGCTGGCGTTCGCGTTCCGGCTGCACCGGGCCAGCCTGATCGGCTGGGGCATCGCGTTGGGGCTGGCGGGGCTGCTCTGGGGATGGATCACCGAACCCATGATCGACACGTACGAGGGCATGGGCGACGACATCCTCGCGATCTTCGGTGGCGACGCCAGCAACATCATCGACGGGTACCTGAGCGTGATGGCGCTGGTCACAGCGCTGCTCGTCGGCGTGTTCGTAATCCTCGGGGTGCAGACGCTGCGGGTCGAGGAGACCAAGGGCCGGGCCGAGCCGGTGCTGGCGACCGCCATCAGCCGCTGGTCCTGGGCCGGCAGCCACCTGGTGGTGTTGGCCCTCGGGGTGATCGGGCTGCTGCTGCTGGCCGGCATCACCACCGGGATCGGCGCGGCGGCATCGCTCGGCGACGCCGGCTACGCCTGGGAGGTCACGCTCGCGCACCTGGCGCACACCCCGGCGGTGCTGTTGCTACTCGGGATCGCGGCACTGCTGTTCGGGGCGGTGCCCAAGGCGATCGGGGCGGTTTGGGCGGTGTTGGGCTACGGGATGCTGATTGGCTTCTTCGGTCCGCTCATGGACCCGCCGCAGTGGGCCTACGACATCTCGCCGTTCGAGCATGTCGCCCGGGCACCGCTGGACGACCTCACGGTGTCGCCGATCCTTGCCCTCACCGGGGTCGCGGTGGTGCTGCTCGCGGCAGGGCTGGCCGGCTTCCGGCGACGGGACCTCGAAACCAAGTAG
- a CDS encoding nitroreductase family protein, with translation MEFAEVIRRRRMVRHYADRPLSPELIEKILASAVRAPSAGFSQGWAFLALTDAADRARFWPFVPTRVAQTPTMQHAPLVVVPLAHKATYLARYAEADKGWTDRAEARWPVPYWYIDTGMAALMMLLTAVDEDLGGCFFGIMPAAGEDFDPTVEVPAHTAAFKAEFAIPDEYEPIGALCVGYRADGLEPQSSAVAERRRGLDSVVHRGQWGRLRG, from the coding sequence ATGGAGTTCGCAGAGGTGATTCGTCGTCGGCGCATGGTGCGGCACTACGCCGACCGTCCGCTGAGCCCGGAGCTCATCGAGAAGATTCTGGCCAGTGCGGTGCGCGCACCCTCAGCCGGGTTTTCGCAGGGGTGGGCTTTTCTGGCGCTGACCGATGCGGCCGACCGGGCCAGGTTCTGGCCGTTTGTCCCCACTCGGGTGGCCCAGACCCCCACTATGCAGCACGCTCCGCTGGTCGTGGTCCCGCTCGCGCACAAGGCTACGTACCTTGCCCGGTACGCCGAGGCCGACAAGGGCTGGACCGATCGGGCCGAAGCGCGCTGGCCGGTGCCGTACTGGTATATCGACACCGGCATGGCCGCGCTGATGATGCTGCTGACCGCGGTCGATGAGGATCTGGGCGGCTGCTTCTTCGGCATCATGCCGGCGGCGGGCGAGGATTTCGATCCCACGGTCGAGGTGCCGGCGCACACCGCCGCCTTCAAGGCCGAGTTCGCGATTCCTGACGAGTACGAGCCGATCGGCGCCCTCTGCGTCGGCTACCGGGCGGACGGCCTGGAGCCGCAGAGTTCGGCCGTGGCGGAGCGCCGGCGGGGCCTCGACTCGGTAGTCCATCGAGGACAGTGGGGGAGGTTACGCGGCTGA
- a CDS encoding ABC transporter ATP-binding protein, producing MTTAISVSGLVKTFGATRALDGLDLTVATGEVHGFLGPNGAGKSTTIRVLLGLLRADSGTTVLLGGDPWRDAVPLHRRLAYVPGDVELWPNLTGGEAIDLLGRLRGGLDRSRRAELVERFDLDPTKKGRTYSKGNRQKVALIAALASDVELLIMDEPTAGLDPLMEVVFQEFIGRAKTEGKTVLLSSHILAQVEKLCDRVSIIRQGKVVESGTLSELRHLTRTTIEAETTQPVNTLAELPGIHDLTITDGRIRFAVDGEQLDRAVRELSGAGLRSLVSHPPTLEELMLRHYGDELAGAGNGNGNGAAKDSR from the coding sequence ATGACTACTGCGATCTCAGTCTCCGGGTTGGTGAAGACGTTCGGAGCCACCCGCGCTCTCGACGGGCTCGACCTCACCGTCGCCACCGGCGAGGTGCACGGGTTCCTCGGCCCCAACGGGGCTGGCAAATCCACCACCATCCGGGTCCTGCTGGGGCTGCTTCGGGCCGACTCCGGCACTACGGTCCTGCTCGGCGGCGACCCGTGGCGCGACGCGGTCCCGCTGCACCGCCGACTCGCCTACGTCCCCGGCGACGTGGAGCTGTGGCCCAACCTCACCGGCGGCGAGGCGATCGACCTGCTCGGGCGGCTCCGCGGCGGCTTGGACAGGTCACGCCGGGCCGAACTGGTGGAGCGGTTCGACCTCGACCCCACCAAAAAGGGCAGGACCTATTCGAAGGGCAACCGGCAGAAGGTGGCGCTGATCGCGGCGCTCGCCTCCGACGTGGAGCTGCTGATCATGGATGAGCCGACCGCTGGGCTGGACCCGCTGATGGAGGTGGTGTTTCAGGAGTTCATCGGGCGGGCCAAGACCGAGGGCAAGACCGTGCTGCTCTCCAGCCACATCCTGGCGCAGGTCGAGAAGCTCTGCGACCGGGTCAGCATCATCCGGCAGGGCAAGGTGGTCGAGTCCGGCACGCTCTCCGAGCTGCGGCACCTGACCCGCACCACCATCGAAGCGGAGACGACCCAGCCGGTGAACACCCTGGCGGAGCTGCCCGGCATCCACGACCTCACCATCACCGACGGGCGGATCCGATTCGCCGTCGACGGTGAGCAGCTCGACCGCGCGGTCCGGGAGTTGAGCGGCGCCGGCCTGCGCAGCCTGGTCAGCCACCCGCCGACCCTGGAGGAGCTGATGCTGCGGCACTACGGTGACGAGCTGGCCGGCGCGGGCAACGGCAACGGCAACGGCGCCGCGAAGGACTCCCGATGA
- a CDS encoding RecQ family ATP-dependent DNA helicase: MSDGPEATSVRQRAEAVLRQLAGESAQLRADQWRAIEALVVEQRRVLCVQRTGWGKSAVYFVATALLRGPDAPSPAGPTVIISPLLALMRNQVAAAERAGIHARTINSANPEEWDEIAAAVHAGAVDVLLISPERLNNPDFRESVLPKLAATTGLLVVDEAHCVSDWGHDFRPDYRRLRSFLAGLTPGTPVLATTATANARVVTDVAEQLDPAGEAMVLRGTLDRESLRLAVHELPSPAHRLAWLAEQLDALPGSGIIYTLTVAAAAETAAFLRGRGYEVAEYSGRTEDADRRAAESDLLANRLKALVATSALGMGFDKPDLGFVIHLGAPPSPIAYYQQVGRAGRAVESARVLLLPGPEDAAIWRYFASLAFPAEEQVRAVLAALSEADHPLSTAALEPRVELRRARLELMLKVLDVDGAVRRVRGGWEATGAQWRYDHERYQQLSRARRVEQDAMREYVATAGCRMEYLRRCLDDPYAEACGRCDRCTGDAPPAEVSAAALTAAEAYLGQAGVAVAPRKMWPTGLPAAGVPLRGKIPAQEQAETGRVVGRLSDLGWGGPLRELLADGAPDQPAPAQLLAAVVEVLKAWAHGDDRWPQRPVAVVALGSQQRPKLVQSVAGHVAEVGRLPLLGTVPPGGSGGGRANSAQRVRALHGSFIVPPAVAGAFAEHPGPVLLVDDYIDSGWTMALVARELRAAGATAVLPLALAVTG, translated from the coding sequence GTGAGCGACGGTCCGGAGGCAACGAGCGTGCGGCAGCGAGCCGAGGCGGTGCTGCGGCAGCTGGCGGGCGAGTCGGCGCAGCTGCGCGCCGACCAGTGGCGGGCGATCGAGGCGTTGGTGGTGGAGCAGCGGCGGGTGCTGTGCGTGCAGCGCACCGGTTGGGGCAAGTCCGCGGTCTACTTCGTCGCCACGGCGCTGCTGCGAGGCCCTGACGCCCCGTCCCCCGCCGGCCCGACGGTGATCATCTCGCCGCTGCTGGCGTTGATGCGTAACCAGGTGGCGGCGGCCGAGCGGGCCGGTATCCACGCCCGCACCATCAACTCCGCCAACCCGGAGGAGTGGGACGAGATCGCCGCCGCGGTCCACGCCGGCGCGGTCGACGTGCTGCTGATCTCACCGGAGCGGTTGAACAACCCTGACTTCCGGGAGTCGGTGCTGCCCAAGCTCGCCGCCACCACCGGCCTGCTGGTGGTCGACGAGGCGCACTGCGTCTCCGACTGGGGCCACGACTTCCGGCCCGACTATCGCCGGCTGCGGTCGTTTCTCGCCGGCCTCACCCCAGGTACGCCGGTGTTGGCGACTACCGCCACCGCGAACGCCCGGGTGGTGACCGATGTCGCCGAGCAGCTCGATCCGGCTGGTGAGGCGATGGTGTTGCGCGGCACCCTGGATCGGGAGTCGCTGCGGTTGGCGGTTCACGAGCTGCCCAGCCCGGCGCACCGGTTGGCCTGGCTCGCCGAGCAGCTCGACGCGCTGCCCGGCTCCGGGATCATTTACACCCTGACCGTGGCCGCCGCCGCCGAGACCGCGGCCTTCCTGCGCGGCCGCGGGTACGAGGTCGCCGAGTACAGCGGCCGGACCGAGGATGCCGACCGGCGGGCGGCCGAGTCGGATCTGCTGGCGAACCGGCTCAAGGCGCTGGTCGCCACCTCCGCGCTGGGGATGGGTTTCGACAAGCCGGATCTCGGGTTCGTCATCCATCTTGGCGCGCCACCGTCCCCGATCGCGTACTACCAGCAGGTGGGCCGCGCCGGCCGGGCGGTCGAGTCGGCGCGGGTGCTGTTGCTGCCCGGCCCGGAGGACGCGGCGATCTGGCGATACTTCGCTTCACTGGCGTTCCCGGCGGAGGAGCAGGTACGCGCCGTGTTGGCAGCACTGTCCGAAGCAGACCATCCGCTGTCGACGGCAGCGTTGGAGCCGCGGGTTGAGCTACGCCGGGCCCGACTGGAGCTGATGCTGAAGGTGCTCGATGTGGACGGTGCAGTGCGCCGGGTCCGCGGCGGCTGGGAAGCGACCGGCGCGCAGTGGCGCTACGACCACGAGCGGTATCAGCAGCTCAGCCGGGCCCGCCGGGTCGAGCAGGATGCGATGCGGGAGTACGTGGCGACCGCCGGGTGCCGGATGGAGTATCTGCGCCGGTGCCTGGACGACCCGTACGCGGAGGCGTGCGGTCGCTGCGACCGCTGCACCGGTGACGCCCCGCCGGCCGAGGTCTCGGCGGCGGCGCTCACCGCCGCCGAGGCGTACCTGGGGCAGGCCGGGGTTGCGGTAGCGCCCCGGAAGATGTGGCCGACCGGCCTTCCGGCCGCCGGGGTGCCGCTGCGCGGCAAGATCCCAGCGCAGGAGCAGGCCGAGACCGGTCGGGTGGTGGGCCGGCTCTCCGACCTCGGCTGGGGCGGTCCGCTGCGGGAGCTGTTGGCCGACGGTGCCCCGGACCAGCCCGCCCCCGCGCAGCTGCTGGCGGCGGTGGTGGAGGTTCTGAAAGCATGGGCGCACGGCGACGACCGGTGGCCGCAGCGGCCGGTGGCGGTGGTCGCGCTCGGTTCGCAGCAGCGGCCCAAGCTGGTGCAGAGCGTAGCCGGGCACGTCGCGGAGGTGGGCCGGTTGCCGTTGCTCGGCACCGTGCCACCAGGCGGGTCGGGCGGCGGCCGCGCCAACAGCGCCCAACGGGTACGAGCACTGCACGGCTCGTTCATCGTGCCGCCGGCGGTGGCGGGCGCGTTCGCCGAGCACCCGGGCCCGGTGTTGCTTGTGGACGACTACATCGACTCGGGCTGGACCATGGCGCTGGTCGCGCGGGAGCTGCGCGCCGCCGGCGCCACCGCGGTGTTGCCGCTGGCGCTCGCCGTCACTGGCTGA
- a CDS encoding GbsR/MarR family transcriptional regulator encodes MPTSSDLSTEGRPGATGPAGDPDRHRTELLRYVERFALALTDVGLPRMPARVFAYVLCDDAERYTAAELATALQVSPAAISGAVRRLTQMRLLGKEREPGSRVDTYRVYDDDLWGMITTQRAQMVTPFEHLADEGVALLGPETPGGRRLRETSEYFRFFRERLAQYTVEWRARKAELFGPGQ; translated from the coding sequence TTGCCGACATCCAGCGACCTCAGCACCGAGGGCCGCCCCGGCGCCACCGGCCCAGCGGGCGACCCCGACCGCCATCGCACCGAACTGCTCCGCTATGTCGAACGGTTCGCCCTGGCGCTCACCGACGTAGGTCTACCCCGGATGCCGGCCCGGGTGTTCGCGTACGTCCTCTGCGATGACGCCGAGCGCTACACCGCGGCCGAGCTGGCGACCGCGCTCCAGGTGAGCCCGGCCGCGATCTCCGGCGCGGTGCGCCGACTCACCCAGATGCGCCTGCTCGGCAAGGAGCGCGAGCCGGGCAGCCGGGTGGACACCTACCGGGTCTACGACGACGACCTCTGGGGCATGATCACAACCCAGCGGGCGCAGATGGTGACGCCGTTCGAGCATCTCGCCGACGAGGGGGTAGCGCTGCTCGGGCCGGAGACTCCGGGTGGCCGTCGCCTCCGCGAGACCAGCGAATACTTCCGGTTCTTCCGGGAACGGCTCGCCCAGTACACAGTAGAGTGGCGAGCACGCAAGGCCGAGCTGTTCGGCCCCGGGCAGTAA
- a CDS encoding glycoside hydrolase family 6 protein, with protein MKFPLSSTGRRRAVALTSATALVAGGLIAGPAAPAQAQTNCTVDYNTAWDGGGGFGADITINNLGSAINGWNLTFNFPGDQQVTNGWTAVWSQSGSEVTASNESWNASIPADGSISIGFNGSYGSSNEAPTTFFLNGVECTGQPGNGDDDDDDDDNGNGDDPGNGGQEPGDPGDRVANPYVGADVYVNPDWSAAAQAGGAPAEVYNHPTGVWLDRIAAIESGSAGENTTGLEDHLDQALDQKSGDTPMVFQVVIYNLPGRDCAALASNGELGPEEIDRYKEEYIDVITDIIAQERFRDLRIVAVIEIDSLPNLVTNTGGEPGATEMCDTMLANGNYVEGVGYATGQLGSIDNVYPYIDAAHHGWIGWDSNFTPSANIICDSLNAGGAEPGHLAGLITNTANYSALEEPFIDTFGNAPDGQLIRQSDWVDWNDYNSERRFAQDFRQELVSVCDGVDSNIGMLIDTARNGWGGPDRPTAASSATELNQFVEESRVDRRIHKGNWCNQAGAGLGERLTVEPVSGIDAYVWIKPPGESDGSSEYIENDEGKGFDEMCDPAYEGNERNGNSMSGAIGDAPISGHWFQAQFQELMDNAYPPLGN; from the coding sequence ATGAAATTCCCCCTGAGTTCTACCGGCCGGCGGCGCGCCGTCGCGCTGACGAGCGCCACTGCGCTCGTCGCCGGTGGCCTGATCGCCGGACCGGCCGCGCCGGCCCAGGCGCAGACAAACTGCACCGTCGACTACAACACCGCATGGGACGGTGGCGGCGGCTTCGGCGCCGACATCACCATCAACAACCTCGGCAGCGCGATCAACGGCTGGAACCTCACCTTCAACTTCCCCGGCGACCAGCAGGTCACCAATGGTTGGACCGCGGTCTGGTCGCAATCCGGGTCGGAGGTCACCGCCAGCAACGAGTCGTGGAACGCCAGCATCCCCGCCGACGGCTCGATCAGCATCGGGTTCAACGGCTCGTACGGTAGCTCCAACGAGGCCCCCACCACGTTCTTCCTGAACGGCGTGGAGTGCACCGGCCAGCCGGGCAACGGTGACGACGACGATGACGATGACGACAACGGCAACGGCGACGACCCGGGCAACGGCGGCCAGGAGCCGGGCGACCCCGGTGACCGGGTCGCCAACCCGTACGTCGGCGCCGATGTCTACGTGAACCCGGACTGGTCCGCGGCCGCCCAGGCCGGTGGCGCCCCGGCGGAGGTCTACAACCACCCGACCGGTGTCTGGCTGGACCGGATCGCGGCGATCGAATCCGGCTCGGCCGGCGAGAACACCACCGGTCTTGAGGACCACCTGGACCAGGCGCTCGACCAGAAGTCCGGCGACACCCCGATGGTCTTCCAGGTTGTGATCTACAACCTGCCCGGCCGTGACTGCGCGGCGCTCGCCTCCAACGGTGAGCTTGGGCCGGAAGAGATCGACCGGTACAAAGAAGAGTACATCGATGTCATCACCGACATCATCGCGCAGGAGCGCTTCCGGGACCTGCGGATCGTCGCGGTGATCGAGATCGACTCGCTGCCGAACCTGGTGACCAACACCGGCGGCGAGCCGGGCGCCACCGAGATGTGCGACACCATGCTCGCCAACGGCAACTACGTCGAAGGGGTCGGGTACGCCACCGGGCAGCTCGGCTCGATCGACAACGTGTACCCGTACATCGACGCCGCGCACCACGGCTGGATCGGCTGGGACAGCAACTTCACCCCCAGCGCCAACATCATCTGTGACTCGCTGAACGCCGGTGGCGCTGAGCCGGGTCACCTGGCGGGCCTGATCACCAACACCGCCAACTACTCCGCGCTGGAGGAGCCGTTCATCGACACCTTCGGCAACGCCCCCGACGGCCAGCTGATCCGGCAGTCGGACTGGGTGGACTGGAACGACTACAACTCGGAGCGGCGCTTCGCCCAGGACTTCCGCCAGGAGCTGGTCAGCGTCTGCGACGGCGTCGACTCGAACATCGGGATGCTGATCGACACCGCCCGCAACGGCTGGGGCGGCCCGGACCGTCCGACCGCGGCCAGCAGCGCCACCGAGCTGAACCAGTTCGTCGAGGAGAGCCGGGTCGACCGGCGCATCCACAAGGGCAACTGGTGCAACCAGGCCGGTGCCGGTCTCGGCGAGCGGCTGACCGTGGAGCCGGTCTCCGGCATCGACGCCTACGTCTGGATCAAGCCTCCGGGTGAGTCCGACGGGTCCTCCGAGTACATCGAGAACGACGAGGGCAAGGGCTTCGACGAAATGTGCGACCCGGCCTACGAAGGCAACGAGCGCAACGGCAACAGCATGTCGGGTGCGATCGGGGACGCGCCGATCTCCGGCCACTGGTTCCAGGCTCAGTTCCAGGAGCTGATGGACAACGCGTACCCGCCGCTGGGCAACTGA
- a CDS encoding cation:proton antiporter, producing MITKVQAAQGEGGGGRVLDHEFGLLAAILAVAAVAGLVANRLKQPLIVAFIGVGILVGPVGTGWVTGVDQIELLAEVGIAILLFLVGLRLDLHLIRTTGPVALATGLGQVAFTSAVGYGIALALGMSHVTALYVAVALTFSSTIIIVKLLSDKRELDQLHGRIAVGFLIVQDLVVVLVMIALTAFGQPAGDHVGIDIALTIGKGLGLLAAFVIMARYVLPRLLQLVARSQELLVLFAVAWAVLAAAITHWLGFSTEVGAFLAGVALASTPFREAVGARLVSLRDFLLLFFFLSLGAQLEFVDAGRQLVEAAVFSIFVLVGNPLIVLVIMGLMGYSSRVAFKAGLTVAQISEFSLILAALGLSLGHIDQATVSLITVVGLITIGGSTYLILNSDAIYQRLEPWLSRFQRRNLRPHPTPPAELPAEVILYGLGRFGRHIAARLTDAGTPVLAVDFDPDRVAAFNRQGITTVFGSAEDLDFLESLPLDRSRWVISTIPTTDSNLALLHALRQHEYAGRVAMVALTDRDAGRLEGTDVDVILKPYALTTEAVIDMIAGGRAPE from the coding sequence GTGATCACGAAAGTGCAGGCCGCGCAGGGCGAGGGCGGGGGTGGCAGGGTGCTGGACCACGAGTTCGGCCTGCTAGCAGCGATCCTGGCGGTCGCCGCCGTCGCCGGCCTGGTGGCGAACCGGCTCAAGCAGCCCTTGATCGTCGCGTTCATCGGTGTCGGCATCCTGGTCGGTCCGGTCGGCACCGGCTGGGTCACCGGGGTGGACCAGATCGAACTGCTCGCCGAGGTCGGGATCGCGATCCTGCTGTTCCTGGTCGGCCTGCGCCTCGACCTGCACCTGATCCGCACCACCGGCCCGGTCGCGCTCGCCACCGGACTCGGCCAGGTGGCGTTCACCTCCGCGGTGGGGTACGGGATCGCCCTGGCACTAGGCATGAGTCACGTCACCGCGCTCTACGTGGCGGTCGCGCTGACCTTCTCGTCCACGATCATCATCGTCAAGCTGCTCTCGGACAAGCGCGAACTCGATCAGCTGCACGGCCGGATCGCGGTCGGGTTCCTGATCGTGCAGGACCTGGTGGTGGTCCTGGTCATGATCGCACTGACCGCCTTCGGGCAGCCAGCGGGGGACCACGTCGGGATCGACATCGCCCTGACGATCGGGAAAGGGCTCGGGCTGCTCGCCGCCTTCGTGATCATGGCGCGGTACGTGCTGCCGCGGCTGCTGCAGCTGGTGGCCCGATCGCAGGAGCTGCTGGTGCTCTTCGCGGTGGCGTGGGCGGTGCTCGCGGCCGCCATAACTCACTGGCTGGGTTTCAGCACCGAGGTGGGAGCCTTCCTGGCCGGGGTCGCGCTCGCCTCCACCCCGTTCCGGGAGGCGGTCGGCGCCCGGTTGGTGAGCCTGCGCGACTTCCTGCTGCTCTTTTTCTTCCTCAGCCTCGGGGCGCAGCTGGAGTTCGTGGACGCCGGCCGGCAACTCGTCGAGGCGGCGGTCTTCTCGATCTTCGTTCTTGTCGGCAACCCGCTGATCGTGCTGGTGATCATGGGGTTGATGGGCTACTCGTCGCGGGTGGCGTTCAAGGCCGGGCTCACCGTCGCCCAGATCAGCGAATTCTCGCTGATCCTGGCCGCATTGGGATTGAGTCTGGGCCACATCGACCAGGCGACGGTCAGCCTGATCACCGTCGTAGGGCTGATCACAATCGGCGGCTCGACCTACCTGATCCTCAACTCCGACGCGATCTACCAGCGGCTGGAGCCGTGGCTGTCCCGGTTCCAACGCCGCAACCTGCGCCCGCACCCCACCCCGCCCGCCGAGCTGCCCGCCGAGGTCATCCTCTATGGCCTGGGACGCTTCGGTCGGCACATCGCCGCCCGGCTTACCGACGCAGGCACGCCGGTGCTCGCCGTCGACTTCGACCCCGACCGGGTCGCCGCCTTCAACCGGCAGGGCATCACCACCGTGTTCGGCAGCGCCGAAGACCTCGACTTCCTGGAGTCGTTGCCGCTGGACCGCTCCCGCTGGGTGATCAGCACCATCCCCACCACCGACAGCAACCTCGCCCTGCTGCATGCGCTGCGGCAACACGAGTACGCCGGCCGGGTGGCGATGGTGGCGCTGACCGACCGGGATGCGGGACGTCTGGAAGGGACCGATGTCGACGTGATCCTGAAGCCCTACGCGCTGACCACCGAGGCGGTCATCGACATGATCGCCGGCGGCCGGGCGCCGGAGTGA